The genomic interval AGCTATTACAAAGTCTAAATCATTTTCATGATCTAAGTTACAACTCTTAGTTATTTTGGAAAAGTaaaggttcaagagttttagaaatcaactcatatcatGACATTCCTTTTGATTTAACATAtggttaaaattttctaacaaaatctaacttgagaatcacacactcAAATCTTAATTAAAAAGACACAAAAGGTTACCTTTTATACAAATGCATAAGCCCCAGCAGGTAGTGTGTTAGACTTTTggaaatttggtattttagattgagtctCAAGGTATTTAGGCATGCCTAGCCTTGAGGTGAGTCCCAATTGAGCCTTCACATTGCTATGAACTGACCATAAAATTAAAAGTGAGTGAATTTATGCAATAATCTCTCCAAAAGAACCACAAATTCTTCTTCAAAGAAGTGGGGATAGTTTGGGGAGTGAGCAATGTGCAAATGTCCCAACAGGGTGAAGGGAAGATGCAATTGAATTCAAGAGAAAAGATGAAACATCAGATTGGAAAATGAAATCTCAACTGGCAATTGCACCATCCCTGAAAGCAGCTTCTTAATACCCAATTCTTTAACAGTTTGTGAGTCTACTCATAGCATGGTGCACTATGagcttcagagagagagagagagagagagagagaatttaggcATCGGGAGAAGgggagaaggggagagggactgTGATGGGCCATACATGCTTCCATATACACAAAGTAAACGGAACAGCAAATAAACAAAGGAAAATAATATGGAACAGAAATTGTTAAAAGATCTTCAAACCCTTGCGCAAAACAATCTACATTGCAGAGGGAAGAAAAACCAAAATCCTTTATAAAGGCTATagagaataaaaaagaaaaaaactcaaTCCTCTATGCTAACAATCTCATTCATACCGTCTAAACCTCCAGGCTGAAACTGAATAAAGGGGTCTGTCTTGCCAGCAAATAATCAGGCCGCCATTCTCTTCCTTGATCCTATAATTATCATAACGATAGCTTTGCAATAACCTCCTAGCCTGCAACATAACTTGGTAGCTGAAAGGCACCCTCCCAAATCCAGCCATTTCAAGCCTTGGAATCCATTTTTCAAGCTTCTCATGCCTCTCCTTTCTTTCAGATCCCTCACAGGCTATGATATTCTTAATTTCCTCCCCAAAAAGCATCTTCTCAACCTTTTGCCGCTCTATTGATGCCCTAGTTACAGTAGATTCTAAGCAATCAAAAAGTGCAGCATAAAAGTACAATGCCTCTGTGACCCTTTCCATAAGAGTAGGCCCATTATTGTTCGATTCTTGTTCAGTTACTACCATCAGCTTTGGTGAAAGGCCCCAAAGAGACGTCAAGAAGCTACCCATCTTTGGCGAAATGGTCAAAGGTAAGGGGGACGGCGGTGAGACTGAACCAGAACTAGGACCATAAACACTAAGTAAATCTGCCTCAAGAAAATCCCCTAAAGCACGTGGGTTCATCTGCAAGACTCTTTGCAAGTGAACAGCATTTGGAATCTTGGATGCCAAATTCCTTCTCAGAATCTCATTGTTGGATGCCAGCAGACAATGTAGTTGAAGCACAGAGCTGATTGCAAGAGCTTCACCTGTCTTGACACGCAAACTTTCTACATCAAGATTCTCTATTTTGCTAACTATAGGATTGAATTGAAATGGGACGTCTAGTTTTTCAGCTTCCTCAGTTAATCGAAGTGCCATTTGATCCAGTACCTCTTTCTGGTCATGAATACCTGTAATTCTCAAATGAGGTGGACCTTCAGGCCGAGCACTTAATGCCTGAAGAAGGTTGATCCACTGGGCTGGCTCGAAGGAATTGAGATCAATAATATGAACCATCTTCTCCCCTTCCATAGCTTCTATAATGGCCTGGTTTGTGATTACATATGCAAGCTTTAAGAAGGGGCAGAGCTCAAAGAACAATCTCTGAACAAGTATCTCTTCGGAGATGGAGGATATTTTGGTGGAATTAAGGGCCTTATGCAGACCAGGCCAACCTTTAAGCATACGGTCTGCAAGTGCCTCGGTGAAGTATGCAGCAATTCGCTGCATTGTGTCGCCATCAGGAGAGGCAAGGTGTGAAATATGCTCAAGGCCTACATTTGCATTCTCAATGTTACCAGCAGCAACATGTCCAGCACAGTTGAGCAGAAGCTGGATCAAGCACAAACCCCTCTCTTCAGATTTCAGCTCCCTGAGCCAAGGGTATGGTGATCCTAAACCAGGAGAAAGTGACATCAGGGAGAAATACTGAAGCGGCGATGATGTTACAGATGATGATTCCCCCTCTTGGACCATTCCGGCCATTAACAGTAAGGTCAAACTTTGGGCACCAAAGATAAGAATCTGTTTAAACGTAGCAAGAATCAGACAAATCTGCAGCATAATCAATCTTAAggccacaatgctcaaacaaaatcAACTGCAGATCACGGAGAAAAcagagcagaaaaaaaaaaaaaatatatatatatatatatatatatatatataccatgttTGGAAGCTTGGAAACTTGGAATTGGGACCTTCAACTTGGATTTTtctagatttgaaaaaaaatgcaatacaaaACTATCTTGAGTTTCCGGatctatacaaatccaaatttaaggtttgaaatccatgctcccaaaacATCCATAGCAAATTCTAAATCATAAATGTTGTGTTGCATGGGTCTCAAAATTTGGTGGAAAAAAAATCCAACATATTTTGTTATATGAAGAGTGGTTGAGCATTTTCTCGGCAACTAATCGACAGTAGTTAAAATCAAACACCAAATACATCAGAAATTGAGGTTCAAAACCCAGCAAGTCTCACCCTACTCTTTCTACAGGATCAGGCGAATAACAGTCAGAAAAGGAACAGTTGATTCTCAAGCAATCTAGAAAAAATTAGCGGAGAAAGCAGAGCAAACACAAATAAAGCATTCCCTTTCCAAGTGTTTCTGTTCTCGTTtcccaaaaacaaaaattaaaagctAAACTCATCTAAGCCGAACAGTTGTGTCCGCCGCTTCGTAAATTTTGATATCTAATATTCGCAAATATTTTCTCAGCAATCAAAGGGCTGAAGGAAAAAAGTCCCACGCGCCCAAAAAATTTCAACACAGATGTTTATCAGAAAACACGCTTAATTGGGTATAAACCATCATCTAGCATAATTAAATTTGGAGGGAAAAATACTATCAGACGcagagagaagaagaaaattacCAGAGACGGAGTTCAGCGATTCCTCCTTTAATAATCGATAACACAACACAAACTTGAAATCCCCAACTGGGTTCTGTAAATGATCAAAAACCCAAGTAAAACCCCATGCAAGGCCCCCGGACCGTTTCCCCAAACTCCTCCTCCTTATCCATTGAAGCGGTTTCACAGCCTTCAAGGGTTTTGTTGCAGAGTGGGTCAAGTGGAATTAAAGCTCTCGTCTTTAAGGACTTTTCCATGGCTGCGTTGGCAACAATGCAAGGGGTTCCTTTTGTCTTCATTGATTTCTTTGGCCCTTGGGGGATTCAGAGAATatggaatttgtaaaaatacacccctctctctttctctctcctctctgtTTTTTCTCTCTATTTCTGCCCCGTTTTTATTTCTTTGTCAAGATCCAGAATGGATGGGAATATGATGCTGGCGGAAATTGTCATTATTCCAATCACCGATCAAATCCAAACATGCCCTAACAGAACCAAACACAGCCATGTTTGTTGGCATGTATGGGGGATAGCGAGGAAAGTCCTCCAAGTGTGTCCAAAAGCTCTGCCCCTCCTCTTTTCAAAAGGCATAGACCATCTACTTGGTGCCATCTCCTTGTATTGGGAGAAAAAAGAAATGGACAAAAGGGAAATTGTGAGAATAAGCCAAATCTAGATTAGGTCATTTTCACTTTAGGGGTGTGAGTTGTGTGGGACTGGGAGTGCTTGGATTATCCTAAACCATTCCTTTACAATATTACTTTTAAtgtaataataatgattataatcattactattttatttatttatttatataataatataaatagttctttttttttttttattgatttcaaattaatatttaataatagtCTAGCGTGGAAACCCTTAAAATATCTTaaccaattttttaaaataatattttctctCCAAAATGAACTGTTCATTTTCTTTATTGATTCCAAATTAGGCTCTATTTATtctatttcaaaattatttttttttttttaaaaaaaaaagcaaagacacctttttattttttttatttcttaaaagtTCGAGTAGATTTAAGTAGAAAGTGAAGTCCAAACATAAAATGTATAGAAAAGGTTTATTTAACTTACCATTAGGTTATATCCTCGATCACACTTCATAACCTGAATCTATATGATTCGTTGGagctttaaaaaattatttctttaatttctaCTTATCATTATTTaacaattttatttaatttttgaaattatttttttaataataattttagagAAGATGGTGTAATTGTCATgaaattttcttgaaaaaataaTATAGATAAACATTGCAACATCTAGTGTCATGCTTGGAGAAATATTTTTGGCAAATATTACACCATTTAACAAAGATACTATAACGGTTGCACcatttaataataatactattacaGCTTGGACTAGTTCACAAATTCAAAATCTTTTAATCTTATCtatttatttcaaaatgtttAAGTAAAGTTGTTTGGTAGTAAGTATTTCTAATTAAAACTTAGACCCCACTTTCCGCGTATTTTAAAAAGAACTTTTAAAAAAGAGTTTATTGAATTTGTTATATAATTGTTTGGTCCTTAATGAAAAAAGAGACATTTAGAAGGAGAATTATTTCTAATTGTTGATAAAAAATCATAACAttgttgaaaatatttaaaataattaaagtgTGTTTAAATATCAAAtatatttagaaaatatatttaatcGGTATATTTCGAAAAAACCAAGACAACAATGAAATAGTATAatttattagaaatatatatatattttaactttaaaaaattttaaaatcttaatttTTAAAGTTCCCAAAAAAGctaaaattaacaattttaatttttgatttttaaatttatcaGACATGTTAATCCaaccttatttttaaaaatgagaaggaaatgaaagaaagaaagaagccCCCACGacatggcgcggtggaaagacatcagcaagtaaggagcatcgggggttcaattccaggtagatacactcacggagccaacAGTACCTGTGGATGACGAGAGTTTACTTTGTAAGTCAGCGGATACCGTGGATGGTAAGAGTTCACTCTGTGAGCCAACAGGGACTGTAGATGGTGAAAGTTCTCTATGAGCCAGTGGCgaccatggatggtaatggagatgtgtcccgagggtcgggttggccgaacgtccaacttgtaatgtagtgacccgaagaataatagaattttaataataagagggagagaaaatagatacagaaacagaaagaggccgtagacttcgtcgacaaacatagggtctcgtcgacgaaggtcttcagaatttcatcgacgaacacagggcttcgtcaacgagaaagtaccgagagatGGTTCGAGCTGCTTTGAATTTCGTGGACGAACActaggtctcgtcgacgaattttgtgaaggactcatcgacgaggtgacgtgtctcatcgatgaacctgaccctataaatagtggaaacccgagatgttttaccatttttcaccgagctctctctctctctctctctctctctctctctctctctctctctacgtctccctctgccttctctcttcgattcctgcctcaccagtcgccagatcgacgattcgaagctaccacgacactcttggcggagttctccgcgaatctaccggagcggatcgtcaggaaagcaaagttagatttcatcccaaattcagggtaagaacttttatccagtttttgacttcctggtagttataggaaatgatgtaggcggaaaaatactgatgtttagttctggaaaatattattttcagggtgttgtaaaggaggccctacgggtatcgggctagagtacagtaggggcttttcaaagttaaggtaagagaaatatgctatgttaggaaaattctaaatattatacagtgtatttatttacgaaaattatgtgttaaagtatggtgtgacttatgaatatgtatgtagtacgggaatatgttttacgaattgtagtttcatgatttttatgaatttcagtaccatgattttacagacttaagtactatgattatgtaaacttcagtaccatgattttatggattttagtaccatgattatacgaatctcagtaccatgattatacgaattccagtattacgaatatgcagttccatgttatgattattcagatttcagtacgttttgcagtatcatggttattatgattactttagaattatggtaaatcagataaatatgtatagaaaaatattatatgatatcagaccgtgttggacttgcagctacagagcacggtaccgttgctacagatactatgttactttatgagtgcaaccacctattcagataatacgtggtacggtcgaccacctaggccctggaagaggttaggctccccatccagatatgggttgaggtgggtaggtcgactgacggagttcagtgatttattcatggttggccagtcagggtaaatctagcctacgggccgcacaacctcgtcatgaggcatgtcatgacacagatagccacagggaacaattttagttactattacttacgtattgatttacagaaacggggatcctacttatatacattagaagtattttgaattataaccataatactgatatgttaagcaatagggaaaaggggtgatgtactttattatttgtgctgTACTGTTGTACtcaattattcatgtttatataaatagatttcatgatatatatatatagtagctcatttgccacacactagtaatagcatattttttcttactaagcgttggctcatcccagtgttgaaatatttttcaggtgatccaggtaggcgaacaGACTagactcgcaaatagaggggtgtctgtagtgccctgttagagagtgagtatcattttgggaatgtttttgtaaaccctaactagctgagggtatttttgggaaacaaatacatgtacatattttggaaacatgtagtactctagtattatgtggtattgtatataatggtttatggttgtgTTTGTATGATTTCTACTTCCTGCTGATTAGGTTaatactatggtatcagagtatgttatttgctattatgaaaaaaaaaatcaatttaataagcaggtcgttacatgtaacgacccgaaaaaattttaaactatttgaataataaggaagatagaaaGGACGGAGGAATAAGTTGAAAAAAGGAGGGCAGcaagcattcgtcaacgaacaaactggtctcgttgacgagtgttctgtcttggctcgtcgatgagggtacgtgtttcatcaacgaggaattaccaagaggggggtTTTCACGACTGAAATTTGTCGACGGAGTTTACTGTTTCGTCACCGAACTGTGTActaagactcgttgacgagacacagtTTATTGTTTCGTCACCGAACTATGTactaagactcgtcgacgagtctatgtgtctcgtcgacgaatccctgtgcATAAATAACAAGTTCTTTCATTTCAAGCGCGAATTTTCTGtatgttctctctctctcactagaaaTTCAGtcctactaccttctctcttcaattccaggCCAGATTTAACTcaattcgatgatcggaagctaccacgagactcctgggaagattctctgcaatatagatagagtggatctttgatttgagaagtttgggaaatatcccaaaaccagggtaagtaaaataatttaaggtattaacattattttgagatatttggagcttaggaagtattataagggtgtttttattaagatttgtgaaatttgaaatttttggattacagggtctcgttttaGTTGATTTTGGGTTgaatttcgaggagcaggtaaggggaaatattttataatagctttttaataattttaaacgactaGTTTCAAGTATGAATTTCTTtatatatacaggtataattttctaaaccttactggtattgaaaatgttgcttttagataaataaattatattgggaaaaattgtgtggttgaaaccatttttgataattaaatgattgtgaatatATTGGCTGATTGAAAATACTGgtgttgtgtatattgtggtagaattatggatatgttgaatgattggttgctGTTGATTTGCGTTGTGATTCATGTAAAAtacgatatagcattggcagtggtatgaggaggtcgttatatcgtacctggtataaccgtcatataacgttggtagtggtataaggaggtcgttatatggacgtttatattgtgaggtaaacattgacagtggtatgaggaggttgtttacctatttaccatgaacgaaGTGTTGTTTGTATtttgtgtggtttgattagtcctgtgtggacatttttgctgtgatttgattagtcatgtgtggaccaatcctatgTGGTTATATATGATGTGTGTGATAGGGTCTTGTGTGGACGAATATATGACATGTGGAtatagaccctgtgtgggtaaaATTGAAAACTATATGAATATCCTGtatggattgattgtgatatgggtGTATGTGTGAAAATCTGTGAAGCAATTGTGATTGATCGTGTgtaactttaattaattaagtatttatggtaaagtagattactccacccgagggcttgctgagaaaggcgagtactctagtaattaCGTGTGGATACCAAAGTAGAAGGAAGCCACTTGTGTGAGCAGGTGATCTttcctattctcggtgactttacctggatgcataactcgagggcttactgagaaaggtgagtgccctagcgTTAGCACTTAAGCAAAGataaactatttgtatgggcggatagatttctctattcttggGAATTACCAATAaaattgtgacgccccgatttttgtacaattttttttaataaataaataatcacgttataaatccacaacatccacaaatcggccacgtcaacaatcctagtaccattcatacaacccgacccgcattgggtaccgggtaaaaagtattttattatattcaatctaacagcggaagacaatatacacatatcagtcagaatacaatacccagagtatcaacatacatacaaatattcacactaccttcccatactaaaaattaatattcaactctaggggaattacatctcccatagtccaaaaactcaccctgtgtatcaaggtctcagctccctactatcacggagctttatcacctggccggtctctgttccctgaaaaatttagataaattgggtgagacacatctcagtaagaaggaataaattatttacagtgtgtggccaaatgagtacaattataatacactttacttttcaaatcaccatttcatttgagaaaatacactgatattcacatacacataatcatatagatatacaacacaagcttttataagcttaaaaatcatttatcaaattcaatgatttccaacacatatttacacgcgaagttcctgagaatagggaagattacccgcccatacaggtagcttccctctgccctaacacgttatgcagcagGGTATAGCCACATcggatacccatcagggcactcaccttactcagtaagccctcaggcggagagtttcactttgccttaattatttatattattaactcacactgttcaatttctcaattttatcattctttatttttcaatttccattctttctttcatttctcattttagccaattttatcattctttcacttttcatttccactttactttcctgctcatgagtatccttgatatcaaataccaacatcgcgtctgtaacttatggccatcctgaggatctttctatacacgccatgcttcccctcatggtcaaggttgtgcggctcgaaggctggatctaaccgcgattggcagacccggttagatcaaatatcatatcacatatcgcgtctgtagtacgactggccgacctAATATCCTGATCCTGACTCAGAGGGCCCAACAACcttacacaatggcacagtcgactgtcacgccacacgctccaatagcccgtgtggttgcacaaacaccactcgcaacggtaccgtgctaaatatcataaccatccaacagggtttaccaccacatacccgcaatcattatgtggtattgacatttcatcaattatattccagtatatcacaattcagttcaatataaatattctcatcattttctgtacacatttcatcatctcgtaatatcatatatcacatttcatatatttttcacattttcccaaaatactcatttttcatgcaaataatttacactcacaaataaatattatatttcattattttccaatatcaataattcacaaaatcccattttccaaacaaaacatttatactcatataataataccatattacattatttttcactaatcagatcagtaattctcatttcaatattttctcagaatttacacattattataatttacactccaaaatatcacaatttacaattactcaaatgccacacaatttatctgatatttatatcataataattttcagacaaaatatcatatgctcaatttcacatattcattcaaataataattttaaaaatactgttataatttatttcccttacctgacttactgagagtcttcctaaaatcccaaattctacgcccttggcgcccgaaattcaactcctgcaatttgcattttctcccaaattaattaatctatttctctaaaataatacccatctagccttccctataCTCCATagatctcaaattaatatttaaactattatttaacacccccacttaatttttctaaattttacctgcgggtcccaaaattacactcgcagcgctcacccgggccataaattctagaaatcttacttcagttccaaatgcttaatattttagcatttctaaattaatgctaactaattaaaaataagccccttaataatcgccacACCCCAAATTTGGTGTTTTgacccgacacccccacgagaattccatcccactagacttgtagagaatcatccctaaattctcgtggtggtgtccattcgttaattgggcttatattttgtgagaaattaaagaaaaaggggaaaatggcttaccccagggaatacgcttacgctgctcctaccactgatccgcttcggtagaaatgacggcagcggcgaatggagtccagtggtatcttcggattttcgatcgggcgaaaatatgtcacaaaatcgaggagagagggagagagaacgtgaggagagagaaggagCTTGCACGCacaggaaaaggaaaataaaggaagaagaaaagaaagaagaagaagaagaagaagaagaagaagaagaagaaaaatcctGAAGAAGCCTGAAGCTTCCAAGCTtcaggaaataataataataataataatatatttaattaatattaataatatattttattaataaaataaaaataaattttaattaatttttttttctttttctttt from Malania oleifera isolate guangnan ecotype guangnan chromosome 9, ASM2987363v1, whole genome shotgun sequence carries:
- the LOC131164700 gene encoding scarecrow-like protein 3 encodes the protein MAGMVQEGESSSVTSSPLQYFSLMSLSPGLGSPYPWLRELKSEERGLCLIQLLLNCAGHVAAGNIENANVGLEHISHLASPDGDTMQRIAAYFTEALADRMLKGWPGLHKALNSTKISSISEEILVQRLFFELCPFLKLAYVITNQAIIEAMEGEKMVHIIDLNSFEPAQWINLLQALSARPEGPPHLRITGIHDQKEVLDQMALRLTEEAEKLDVPFQFNPIVSKIENLDVESLRVKTGEALAISSVLQLHCLLASNNEILRRNLASKIPNAVHLQRVLQMNPRALGDFLEADLLSVYGPSSGSVSPPSPLPLTISPKMGSFLTSLWGLSPKLMVVTEQESNNNGPTLMERVTEALYFYAALFDCLESTVTRASIERQKVEKMLFGEEIKNIIACEGSERKERHEKLEKWIPRLEMAGFGRVPFSYQVMLQARRLLQSYRYDNYRIKEENGGLIICWQDRPLYSVSAWRFRRYE